A single window of Chromatiales bacterium DNA harbors:
- a CDS encoding LEA type 2 family protein — translation MPARSFFPVLLLLVLVSLSGCAYLPSGTEPPRVHLVGLQLTQVDVFEQRYRLRLRIQNPNDFALNIRGLDFRVDVNGERFAEGVSSQALEVPGFGEAVTEVEVSSSLWSLARQLRDRSTAPEGIAYRLHGRVSLEDVAVPVGFESTGEFGFGEPGRREE, via the coding sequence ATGCCTGCCAGATCGTTCTTTCCTGTCCTGCTGTTGCTCGTCCTCGTGTCCCTGTCCGGTTGTGCCTATCTGCCGTCCGGCACCGAGCCGCCGCGCGTGCACCTGGTGGGCCTGCAGCTCACGCAGGTGGATGTGTTCGAGCAGCGTTACCGGCTCAGGCTGCGTATCCAGAATCCCAACGACTTCGCGCTGAACATCCGCGGCCTGGATTTCCGGGTGGACGTGAACGGCGAGCGCTTTGCCGAGGGGGTCTCCAGTCAGGCCCTGGAGGTGCCGGGTTTTGGCGAGGCGGTGACGGAGGTGGAGGTGTCGTCCAGCCTCTGGTCGCTGGCCCGGCAGCTGCGCGACCGGAGCACGGCGCCGGAGGGCATTGCCTACCGCCTGCATGGAAGGGTGTCGCTGGAGGACGTGGCGGTGCCGGTGGGCTTCGAATCCACCGGGGAGTTCGGGTTCGGCGAGCCGGGGCGACGTGAGGAGTGA
- a CDS encoding MFS transporter, whose translation MYHKSKIESLYDLVTGDEDSRVCKDIPDAACNDQPRNFFAYLTANVLNKIADEIASAKLVLPWLLGVLGVPAAFTGFLVPIREAGVLLPQLVVAAYIRHVAVRKWVWVLGAGLSALALVAMGLTALSLDGAAAGWAIIGALVVFSLARGICSVSAKDVLGKTVSKSRRGNLMGLATGTAGLATLGVGVALTLLRDADLGPALIAGLILLAALLWVPAIAAYILIREQPGATEGGGNALAEALKNLALLKTDAEFRHFVIARTLLLSVALAPPFYVLLAQQHTGGLADLGMLVIAGGIAGSISAPVWGRMGDRSSRRVMALASAMAGLLGMATAALAWLDSPLLGHGLVHAAIFLLLTVAHSGVRLGRKVYLVDMATQETRAAMVAVSNTVIGVAMLAAGLIGVLGDVLGTAAVILALALASFVATVYAMNLVEVSG comes from the coding sequence ATGTATCACAAGAGCAAGATCGAGAGCCTGTACGACCTGGTGACGGGCGATGAGGATTCGCGCGTCTGCAAGGACATCCCCGATGCGGCCTGCAACGATCAGCCGCGCAATTTCTTTGCCTATCTCACGGCCAACGTGCTGAACAAGATCGCGGACGAGATCGCGAGCGCGAAGCTGGTGCTGCCGTGGCTCTTGGGCGTGCTGGGGGTGCCGGCGGCGTTTACGGGCTTTCTGGTGCCGATCCGCGAGGCGGGCGTGCTGCTGCCGCAGCTGGTGGTGGCGGCCTATATCCGCCACGTGGCGGTGCGCAAGTGGGTGTGGGTGCTGGGCGCGGGGCTCTCGGCTCTGGCGCTGGTGGCGATGGGGCTGACGGCGCTCTCGCTGGATGGGGCGGCGGCGGGCTGGGCGATCATCGGCGCACTGGTGGTGTTCAGCCTGGCGCGGGGGATCTGCTCGGTGTCAGCCAAGGACGTGCTGGGCAAGACGGTGTCCAAGAGCCGGCGCGGCAACCTGATGGGGCTGGCCACGGGTACGGCGGGCCTCGCGACCCTGGGCGTGGGCGTGGCGCTCACGCTGTTGCGCGATGCGGACCTGGGCCCGGCGCTGATCGCGGGGCTGATCCTGCTGGCCGCCCTGCTGTGGGTACCGGCGATCGCGGCCTATATCCTGATCCGCGAGCAGCCGGGGGCCACCGAGGGCGGCGGCAACGCCCTGGCGGAGGCGTTGAAAAACCTCGCCCTGCTGAAGACGGACGCGGAGTTCCGCCACTTCGTGATCGCCCGCACCCTGCTGCTCTCCGTGGCCCTGGCCCCGCCCTTCTACGTGCTGCTGGCCCAGCAGCACACCGGCGGCCTGGCGGACCTGGGGATGCTGGTGATCGCCGGTGGCATCGCCGGCAGCATCAGCGCCCCGGTCTGGGGCCGCATGGGCGACCGCTCCAGCCGCCGGGTGATGGCGCTGGCCTCCGCCATGGCCGGCCTGCTCGGCATGGCCACGGCCGCGCTGGCCTGGCTGGACTCCCCCCTCCTCGGCCACGGCCTGGTGCACGCGGCCATCTTTCTGCTGCTGACCGTGGCCCACAGCGGCGTGCGCCTGGGCCGCAAGGTGTACCTGGTGGACATGGCCACCCAGGAGACCCGCGCGGCGATGGTGGCCGTGAGCAACACCGTGATCGGCGTGGCCATGCTGGCCGCGGGGCTCATCGGCGTGCTCGGCGACGTGCTGGGCACGGCGGCCGTGATCCTGGCACTGGCGCTGGCGTCGTTCGTGGCGACGGTGTATGCGATGAACCTGGTGGAAGTCTCGGGATAA
- the recJ gene encoding single-stranded-DNA-specific exonuclease RecJ — protein MSVTRVIRRREVRAALPDLPGLHPVLARVLAARQVRAADELDYSLGRLHPFEALGQIEEAADLIAAHVEEGRRIVIVGDFDADGATSSTLAMRALNAMGAQAVSYLVPNRFDYGYGLTPEIVAVAAQREPDLLITVDNGVSSIEGVRAANAAGITVVVTDHHLPGRELPEAAAIVNPNLRGDPFPSKAIAGVGVIFYVMLAVRARLRQSGWFERRSLAEPNMAGLLDLVALGTVADVVPLDHVNRLFVEQGLRRIRAGKCVPGIRALLRVAGRNPERLVASDLGFVVGPRLNAAGRLEDMSIGIECLLTDDETRAEQLATELDRMNRERRAIESEMRDQALAALGEVHLDAETMPMGLALFEEEWHQGVIGILASRIKEQFHRPVIAFAPENAGSAQIKGSARSIPGLHIRDALDIVATRHPGLITKFGGHAMAAGMSLPRAHLERFREAFDEVVREVLSEDDLKGVIHSDGELAAADLTLELAEALRGAGPWGQGFPEPVFDGIFRLDERRVVGERHLKVRVAPLDGGAGLDGIAFNADFAAWPEAGQPVRLAYRLDVNEFRGERNAQLVIEHAEPPPSR, from the coding sequence ATGAGCGTCACCCGCGTCATCCGTCGCCGTGAGGTCCGCGCCGCGCTGCCGGACCTGCCGGGGCTGCATCCCGTGCTGGCCCGGGTGCTGGCGGCGCGCCAGGTCCGCGCCGCCGACGAGCTCGACTACTCGCTCGGCCGCCTGCACCCCTTCGAGGCCCTGGGCCAGATCGAGGAGGCCGCGGACCTGATCGCCGCGCACGTGGAGGAGGGGCGGCGCATCGTCATCGTCGGCGATTTCGACGCCGACGGGGCCACCAGCTCGACGCTGGCGATGCGCGCGCTCAACGCCATGGGCGCGCAGGCGGTGAGCTACCTGGTGCCCAACCGCTTCGACTACGGCTACGGGCTCACGCCGGAGATCGTGGCGGTGGCCGCCCAGCGCGAACCGGACCTGCTCATCACCGTGGACAACGGCGTCTCGAGCATCGAGGGCGTGCGCGCCGCGAATGCCGCCGGCATCACCGTGGTGGTCACCGATCATCACCTGCCCGGGCGCGAGCTGCCCGAGGCCGCGGCCATCGTGAATCCCAACCTCCGCGGCGATCCCTTCCCGAGCAAGGCCATCGCCGGGGTGGGCGTGATCTTCTACGTGATGCTGGCCGTGCGCGCGCGCCTGCGCCAGAGCGGCTGGTTCGAGCGCCGCTCGCTGGCAGAGCCCAACATGGCTGGGCTGCTGGACCTGGTGGCGCTCGGCACGGTGGCCGACGTGGTGCCGCTGGATCACGTCAACCGCCTGTTCGTGGAGCAGGGCCTGCGCCGGATCCGCGCCGGCAAGTGCGTGCCGGGCATACGCGCCCTGCTGCGCGTGGCCGGTCGCAACCCCGAGCGGCTGGTGGCCAGCGACCTCGGCTTCGTGGTCGGGCCACGCCTCAATGCCGCCGGCCGGCTGGAGGACATGTCCATCGGCATCGAGTGCCTGCTCACGGACGACGAGACCCGCGCCGAGCAGCTCGCCACCGAGCTCGATCGCATGAACCGCGAGCGTCGTGCCATCGAGTCCGAGATGCGGGACCAGGCCCTGGCCGCACTCGGCGAGGTACACCTGGACGCAGAAACGATGCCCATGGGCCTGGCCCTGTTCGAGGAGGAGTGGCACCAGGGCGTGATCGGCATCCTCGCCTCGCGCATCAAGGAGCAGTTCCACCGCCCGGTGATCGCCTTCGCCCCGGAAAACGCCGGCAGCGCGCAGATCAAGGGCTCGGCGCGTTCCATCCCCGGCCTGCACATCCGCGACGCGCTGGATATCGTCGCCACGCGCCACCCGGGGCTCATCACCAAGTTCGGCGGCCATGCGATGGCGGCCGGCATGAGCCTGCCGCGTGCGCACCTCGAGCGCTTCCGCGAGGCCTTCGACGAGGTCGTGCGCGAGGTGCTGAGCGAGGACGACCTCAAGGGCGTGATCCACAGCGACGGCGAACTGGCCGCCGCCGACCTCACCCTGGAACTGGCCGAGGCCCTGCGCGGCGCCGGGCCCTGGGGGCAGGGCTTTCCGGAACCGGTGTTCGACGGCATCTTCCGGCTCGATGAACGGCGCGTGGTGGGCGAGCGTCACCTCAAGGTGCGCGTGGCGCCGCTGGATGGCGGCGCGGGCCTGGACGGCATCGCCTTCAACGCCGATTTCGCCGCCTGGCCCGAGGCCGGCCAGCCGGTGCGCCTGGCCTACCGGCTGGACGTGAACGAGTTCCGCGGCGAGCGCAATGCCCAGCTGGTGATCGAGCACGCCGAACCGCCGCCGTCGCGGTGA
- the prfB gene encoding peptide chain release factor 2 (programmed frameshift), translating into MELNPIYTRIKDLQARVDALRGYLDFDTKRERLEEVSRELEDPGIWNNPEKAQELGRERARLDEIVSTIVEMDAGLTDAHDLLEMAEAEDDADTVEAVRADLDGFEQRVAELEFRRMFAGEMDEANAFLDIQAGSGGTEAQDWAEMLLRMYLRWGERRGFKTELIEVSPGDVAGIKSATVKFEGPYAFGWLRTETGVHRLVRKSPFDSGNRRHTSFSAVFVSPEVDDDIDIEINPADLRIDVYRASGAGGQHVNRTESAVRITHLPSGIVTQCQTDRSQHKNKDTAMKQLKAKLYEMEMQKRNAEAQALEDSKSDIGWGSQIRSYVLDQSRIKDLRTGVEVGNTQAVLDGDLDDFIEASLKQGL; encoded by the exons ATGGAACTCAACCCGATCTACACCCGGATCAAAGACCTGCAGGCGCGTGTCGACGCGCTGAGGGGGTATCTT GACTTCGATACCAAGCGCGAACGCCTGGAAGAAGTCTCCCGCGAACTAGAAGACCCGGGCATCTGGAACAATCCCGAGAAGGCCCAGGAGCTGGGGCGTGAACGCGCGCGCCTGGACGAGATCGTCTCCACCATCGTGGAGATGGACGCCGGGCTGACCGACGCGCACGACCTGCTGGAAATGGCCGAGGCCGAGGATGACGCCGATACCGTGGAAGCGGTGCGGGCCGATCTCGACGGCTTCGAGCAGCGCGTGGCCGAGCTCGAGTTCCGGCGCATGTTCGCCGGCGAGATGGACGAGGCCAACGCCTTCCTCGACATCCAGGCCGGCTCCGGCGGCACCGAGGCCCAGGACTGGGCGGAGATGCTGTTGCGCATGTACCTGCGCTGGGGTGAGCGCCGCGGCTTCAAGACCGAGCTGATCGAGGTCTCGCCGGGCGATGTGGCCGGTATCAAGAGCGCCACGGTGAAGTTCGAGGGGCCCTATGCCTTCGGCTGGCTGCGTACCGAGACGGGCGTGCACCGCCTGGTGCGCAAGTCGCCCTTCGATTCGGGCAACCGCCGCCACACCTCCTTCTCGGCCGTGTTCGTCTCGCCCGAGGTGGACGACGACATCGACATCGAGATCAACCCCGCCGACCTGCGTATCGACGTGTACCGTGCCAGCGGCGCGGGTGGCCAGCACGTCAACCGCACCGAATCCGCCGTGCGCATCACGCACCTGCCCTCGGGCATCGTGACCCAGTGCCAGACCGACCGGTCGCAGCACAAGAACAAGGACACGGCGATGAAGCAGCTCAAGGCCAAGCTCTACGAGATGGAGATGCAGAAGCGCAACGCCGAGGCCCAGGCGCTGGAAGACAGCAAGTCCGACATCGGCTGGGGCAGCCAGATCCGCTCCTACGTGCTCGACCAGTCGCGCATCAAGGACCTGCGCACCGGCGTGGAAGTCGGCAACACGCAGGCCGTGCTGGACGGCGATCTCGACGACTTCATCGAGGCCAGTCTCAAGCAGGGGCTGTGA
- the lysS gene encoding lysine--tRNA ligase, translating to MNDKTQSRHEEQDEHKLIAQRREKLAKLREEGIAFPNDFRRNVMAGELHAEYQNHDNAALEANPVRVSVAGRMMLKRVMGKLSFAHIVDMSGSIQLWVERDALPEGMYQTFKSWDLGDIIGAEGTLIRTQKGELSVKVESLRLLTKALRPLPDKFKGLSDTEQRYRQRYLDLIMNEPSRETFRMRTKIVRYIRNYLDDKGFLEVETPMMQSIPGGATARPFTTHHNALDMQLFLRIAPELYLKRLVVGGFERVYEINRNFRNEGLSTRHNPEFTMLEFYEAYANYHDLMDLTEDLLRGLARDVLGRTTIEYQGETYDFGKPFDRMTVKESILHFNPDITEAQIDDLDAACRIAEGLEIPLKKGWGLGKVQIEIFEKTVEHRLKHPTFITAYPTEVSPLARRNDDDPFVTDRFEFFVGGREIANGFSELNDDEDQAERFRKQVAEKEAGDEEAMHFDADYVRALEHGMPPTAGEGIGIDRLVMLFTDAPSIRDVLLFPHMRPEV from the coding sequence ATGAACGACAAGACCCAGAGCAGGCACGAGGAACAGGACGAACACAAGCTCATCGCGCAGCGGCGCGAGAAGCTGGCGAAACTGCGCGAGGAGGGCATCGCCTTCCCGAACGACTTCCGCCGCAACGTCATGGCCGGCGAGCTGCACGCCGAATACCAGAACCACGACAACGCGGCGCTGGAGGCCAACCCGGTGCGCGTGTCCGTGGCCGGTCGCATGATGCTCAAGCGCGTGATGGGCAAGCTCAGCTTCGCGCACATCGTGGACATGTCGGGCAGCATCCAGCTCTGGGTGGAACGCGACGCCCTGCCTGAGGGCATGTACCAGACCTTCAAGAGCTGGGATCTCGGCGACATCATCGGCGCCGAGGGCACCCTGATCCGCACGCAGAAGGGCGAGCTGTCGGTGAAGGTCGAGAGCCTGCGCCTGCTCACCAAGGCGCTGCGCCCGCTGCCCGACAAGTTCAAGGGGCTGTCGGATACCGAGCAGCGCTATCGCCAGCGCTATCTCGACCTCATCATGAACGAGCCGTCGCGCGAGACCTTCCGCATGCGCACGAAGATCGTGCGCTACATCCGCAACTACCTCGACGACAAGGGCTTCCTCGAGGTCGAGACGCCGATGATGCAGTCCATCCCGGGCGGCGCCACGGCGCGACCCTTCACCACCCACCACAATGCGCTGGACATGCAGCTGTTCCTGCGCATCGCGCCCGAGCTCTATCTCAAGCGCCTGGTGGTCGGCGGCTTCGAGCGCGTCTACGAGATCAACCGCAACTTCCGCAACGAGGGGCTGTCCACCCGCCACAACCCCGAGTTCACCATGCTGGAGTTCTACGAGGCCTACGCCAACTACCACGACCTGATGGACCTGACCGAGGACCTGCTGCGAGGTCTCGCTCGCGACGTGCTCGGCAGGACGACGATCGAGTACCAGGGCGAGACCTATGACTTCGGCAAGCCCTTCGACCGCATGACCGTGAAGGAATCGATCCTGCACTTCAACCCGGACATCACCGAGGCGCAGATCGACGACCTGGATGCCGCCTGCAGGATCGCCGAGGGTCTGGAGATTCCGCTGAAGAAGGGCTGGGGTCTGGGCAAGGTGCAGATCGAGATCTTCGAGAAGACCGTGGAGCATCGCCTGAAGCACCCGACCTTCATCACCGCCTACCCGACCGAGGTGTCGCCGCTGGCGCGCCGCAACGACGACGACCCCTTCGTCACCGACCGTTTCGAGTTCTTCGTCGGCGGCCGCGAGATCGCCAACGGCTTCTCCGAGCTCAACGACGACGAGGACCAGGCCGAACGCTTCCGCAAGCAGGTGGCCGAGAAGGAGGCGGGCGACGAAGAGGCCATGCACTTCGACGCCGACTACGTGCGCGCCCTCGAACACGGCATGCCGCCCACCGCCGGCGAGGGCATCGGCATCGACCGCCTGGTGATGCTGTTCACCGACGCCCCCTCCATCCGCGACGTGCTGCTGTTCCCGCACATGCGGCCGGAGGTTTGA